The following is a genomic window from uncultured Hyphomonas sp..
CGAAGGGGTGGCAGCCGCTGGAGCAGCCCCCAGGTACCGGACGCGAAGCGTGGCCTTCCCTGCCCCGTTCATACCGAGTTCGCCAGCCGCGCGCGGAGACACCTGCAATGATGCGCCATCCTCGAAGGGGCCGCGGTCATTCACACGAAGGACAACTTCTTTGCCGGTTTGCGTATTCACGACCTGGATCAGGCTTGGCAGCGGCAGTGTCGGGTGCGCGGCCGTCATGGCGTTCGGGTCAAACGTTTCGCCATTGGCGGTGGGCAGGCCGTTGAATTCCGCTCCATAGACAATTGTGACGCTGGTTTCGTCAAACACCGGGACAGGCTCGCCGGACACTGCATAAGACGCCGCCGGAGTTAGCGTGCGGGCGGCGGTCTGGAACTGATTGGTCGGAGCAACTGCCGGAGCTGGCGTCGCCGCAGGCGGGGTTACCGGCTGCAGGCTCGACAGAGGTTCGCTTTCCACCGCTGAAACCGAACGCTGGGCTTCGATGCGTGCAGCGGCGGCGCGAGCGTCGAAACTGTTCGGACTGGCGCCAGAAACAGAGGAATATTTCTGGGCGGGGGCGTCGATGCTCGCATATTCGCGTTCGGCCGGTTCCGGATACCGGGTCCCCTGCTCTGCCGTCACGCCGGCGCTCGGGGGCGGGCTGACGGAACCCGGATAACGGAACTGGATACGAGCTTGTTTCTTCTGTTTCGCATCGGGCGCGCGGCTCGGTTCGATATATTGCGGTTTGCCTTCCGGGTAAGACGAGGTT
Proteins encoded in this region:
- a CDS encoding septal ring lytic transglycosylase RlpA family protein yields the protein MKTVSSASKSLHFPSLVITGAIALAIAVPAHAGKRDPAPIVYATGTSSYPEGKPQYIEPSRAPDAKQKKQARIQFRYPGSVSPPPSAGVTAEQGTRYPEPAEREYASIDAPAQKYSSVSGASPNSFDARAAAARIEAQRSVSAVESEPLSSLQPVTPPAATPAPAVAPTNQFQTAARTLTPAASYAVSGEPVPVFDETSVTIVYGAEFNGLPTANGETFDPNAMTAAHPTLPLPSLIQVVNTQTGKEVVLRVNDRGPFEDGASLQVSPRAAGELGMNGAGKATLRVRYLGAAPAAATPSSPAPQLTADVKSDVADYMAPVAYTPAPVQKVSQAEPTYTYNSVPEATPAGDFFVQIGSFTDISNAQSLSNQVQASLPVTIVPARVNGADYFRVRVGPLLNRSEAERAQNDLSYAGIASGRIVVGE